In Ornithodoros turicata isolate Travis chromosome 1, ASM3712646v1, whole genome shotgun sequence, the DNA window AGCGGTGGTGACGCACGTCGAGGTGTGGAAGCTTCACTTACGGAATGAGGTGAAGGAGTGGCCAGAGTTTTCTCTGCTGTATGTTTTTGAAGACGAGATGGGTGCACAATAAGTGCTGGTAagtttagcttgaccaatagcggcaaaatCCGATCAAAATAGGGTGGTCTTTGAACATTTCTTGCTTTCGTCACGAGATAGTATACGAGGTCAATTATATTAGTATTGTCTACTCGCTCACCGTCGACAATTATCTGAAATGTTTTCCTATCCCATGAGATCGTTGGTTCCAGAAGACGTAATAGGTTTTCTGATCTGATTTTATAGCCACTGCTCATGAAATCAACGACAGTATTACTTTTTTCCTCGGTCTGTGTTTCCTCTTCTCTCGCTGTTGTTGAACCCAGTGTAGGTGTGCTCTCACTCACAGTGGGATGTAGCAAGGAGTGAAGATATTGGattatctcttttgctttgatatcgtctggttcatctttcttcaatatctgtgggatgggggtttcccggtaaggcacaagctcgtatttctgcatcgactacactccgattgcttttgctatCGCCCTTCCACCTAAAGTCGAGAGGAGACCCAGCAAAGGTGGCAAAAGGAACTGTAGAAAACCACCAGATTGTTGCAATACCTTTCGAACTTTCTTCACTCCTGTagtgtctcgttttgccaaaaagcggataggtgttgcataaggttgcaactgatttctcactcttggagctaccttaatgtttcctttacaaagattcatacaaatctctcgaatagcagttagttgctctctcgtagcatgttccaggagaaaataacgttgctccggcaactttgcatcagcaagcaactgaaggaaatgaatattcttcttgacacgtttcatgttttatatactatttgtcGCTGGTCGTCTGGAAATATATTAGTCCACACCCTAAATTGGTCTGAACAGTTTTGGGATAGGTCAATTACAAGGTATGAATATGGTTTCTTGCAAGCATCTTTATATATACTTGGCAGTAGTTCACTTTTCTTTCGACCAAAcagttgtcgtgaaagtatttgcatttggtccgcagtgcgggcggaacgacataaaattaaggcactgctgttaaactgaatgcatctatacagaggatcattaataaataaatattgtgttatgaaaatagctgaacagttgaggtggtgacagccagctacataaaaattgcagatttctttgagcctTTGTTTGTCGGCTAAGCAATCATCAAATATAATTAAAGAATTTCTTACAGTATCAAGATTAGTAGGAATATCCTGACTGAAGGTTACCTCTGGAAAATTATCAAAGATTGGTTgtttgtacaagtatatgtacaatatatgatcaaatggtttgtcgaagacagcagctctatgtttaattagacgtgtaacaagtgtcgtctttccactctggCTTTGACCTGATATGGTCATTGAGACCGGAGTGGTAAACTTATAAGGTCCAACCTCAGCCATCTTTTGCAAACGAATGAAGCATGCTATGAAATCACAACATTACATAAAGGAAGGTTACAGCAAAGACGAGCCTGTACATCACTCTCAGATTGGCTAAACTGAAATACAGACcttcaaggttgtagacattcaaggttgcgCACAGCCGTGTTAGTTATCAGACCAGGAGCATTCCATAATGGAAGGTTACAACAAAAAGCAAAGACAAGTCTGTGCTCTAAGCTTGCCCAAAGTCGAAGTACACACgttcaaggttgtagacattcaaggttgtgcATGCAGGTATGTTAGTTACCAGACCAATGAAGTTAGATAGGACACGCTGAAACATGTCTTCACGTATAACGTTGCAAGGATGTAGACGTTCAAGGCTGTGCACACATGTTAGAGAGCTGCATGCAATCGCTATATAAGAGCGGACATAGAGAGTGGTTCTTCATTCAGAACGTCAGACTGAGGAGGTGTGTTACATATTCCTGTGGAAGATGTAAGAGTTTACAAATCTATTCTTCTCTTTCAGTTCATTCTATACAGCAAGAGGAGAAAGCAAATTGTCAACATAACAGCGAAGCCTCCATAACACAAGTAAGCTATGTCATCCGTCATGGAAAAGTTGGATAAACTGAAAaaatgtggtgacggtgaaattcagaaaatgagcaacatacccaaaaacgaaaagttcgaagtgctggacattcagaaaattgaCACTATGTATGGCGAGGCCGTATACGTGGAGCTCCGCATGGAAAACGACAAGCCAGTGAAAGTGTATCTACCTGGACGCTTCAAAAAATTGTCGGAGGAAGAGCTAGAGGAAATGCGACTGCTTCCAAATCTCaaaatggagaagaaagaacggtttaccaaagatggtaaaaaagtcatttcgccagatattatcttcaccaattcgaagagaaagtgatgagaTATGGTGACGTGTCACTTATGCTCCCAGCACGAACGGCAGTATTATGCAACAGCATTAGGTCTTCAGATTCACTTGGCAAATGTTCACAATCTTCAAGCCCCCTGCATTCCTTTTTGTGAGACTTTGTGCACACTGCGAAACTATACTAATCGGTTCGAGCTACATTTACACGACAGGGACGTTAGCGGACATGATGTTACAACCTTTTTTCACGAGTACAGACAGTACATTGCTGATGTCTTACGACACTTTGGTTTCCCACTGCGCTATTTTGTATTGCTTAAAGTGGAACTTGGTCGTCACACGCCAGACGATGAGTTACAGCTCGAAATTAGTTTCGTGCCTTCCAAAGTAGTGACAGTATGGTCAGAGGCAGATGTAGAACCTTCTATCACTCAAGTGACTGCTGAAAtagcacaaaatttggaaaacctcgaagtagaaggttcaggtttttttctctttcgcattcatgcctgtatcatgaacattggacgtttgatgcctcaactgattggatgtgcccagtttgagttaccgcaagaattgaagcataagtttcgttctctgttgtgtgtggactttggtttgcatgaagatgagcagaacatgtgttttgccttCTCTGTAATAGCTGCACTGCATCCTGCTACTGGTTATCGCAGGCGTAGGGCATCTTCGTACAGACCATATATTTCTGAGTATGTTTTTCCGAAAACATTCCcggtagctttcccaaaagaggttgaagcattcgaaaaaaataatggtatcagtatcaatgtgtacgcctacgaaagggaagacaaatctctgtaccccatcaaggttgtcgatgacgagcgtgagaaacatgtggatctgttgctaatcgactctcattttctgcttatcacaaattttaatggattatttcaacctagcggacggtttcattgcaagaggtgtatgatgggcttctcatcagacagaatcctcagtgatcatttaaagatgtgtttgcatcagaaggttgctaagacaatttaccctaagaagggagagacggtagcatttgccggggaacatctcatgtcggaagtccctttctactgtgtatatgattttgaaagtgttttgtcaccttgtttggaggaaacaaacgtgtatgaggatcactgtccttcctcattttgccttttggttatacgtgcatccgactcacacgtgttgcaaaagcatcttttccgtggtcctaattgtgtcacagtatttatggagctgctgcggaaattgcatgacgaaattttaggatggatacatgcttttgcacctctagaaatgactgaagagaatgagcgtcaacatacagcagccactcattgtaatatctgcaaagaatcctttgctaaaagacaaaaagttcgagaccatgaccatgtaagcggagaatttcgacaaacactatgtcagacgtgtaacctgaaactgagagtgccacccaagattccaatcattgcacataatgctaactatgacatgagttttctcctgtctcatttacatctgcttaagaagtcagacatcaacgtgattgccaccagctgtcaaaaatttaaagcaattgacatcggctcttatcgattcttggacagtttgagttttctgaacgcaagccttgaaacactggtgaaaaatctacgtgataaaggtgaatccaactttcaatgccttcgccagttttttccaaatgaggaacactttcagctggttgttcgtaagggggtcttctgttataactttgtcaccagttttgaagcctatgatgagccttcgctaccacctcgagataagttctttaacattttgaatggaaccgaagtaagtgaacaagactacaaccacgcgcagaatgtgtatgaaaaatttcggctcaagagtcttggagagtattcggacttataccttctgacagacacactgcttttagcagatgtgtttcagaactttcgaaagtggacactcgatgtgcacaagattgaaccgtttcattttgtatcccttccaggattaagcatgtcttgtgCACTAAAAATGAGTCAGGTAGAACTAGAACTAATTAACGACCCCAACGCGTACCTGCTCATCGAGAATGGCTTACGAGGAGGTGTCACACAGTGCTCCCTGAGAAAAGCAACTGCGAATGTGCCAGGAACAGAACAGTTTgatcccgaaaaagaaaaaaaaataattaactaCATTGATGTAAATGGCCTGTATGGAGCAGTCATGAGAGAACCATTGCCTTACGGAGGATTTGAGTGGCTCACTGAGGAGGAAATTGTTAACTTGGATATAGCTCAGATACGAGATGATAGCCCTGTGGGTTACTTTCTTGAGGTAGACCTAGTGTATGACCGAGCAACTCATGAACACCACAGAGATCTTCCCGTTGCCCCTGAAAAAATGTCCGTTCGTTATGAGCTATTGTCAGACTATCAGAAGGCGCTCATGAAGAAGTTCAATCTTCCACAGAAAGCTACCGAAGCAAAACTGTTGCTAACATTATTTGATAAAGAGAGGTACTTTCTCCACTATCGCAATTTGCAACTGTATCTGCAATTGGGGTTGCGTCTCACTAAAGTTCACAGGGTCtcaagttcaatcaaaagccctttctgcgatcctatgtcgacttcaatcacgaACTTCGGAAGCGAGCTACAAACGCATTTGAGAAACAGCAATCAAAGCTAATGATTAATAGTGTATATGGCAGGACATGTATGCAAGTCAGGAAATTCGTAAATTGTCGCCTCACAGTAACAGATGAGCAAGTGTTGAAGCTTCTACGTAAACCAAACTTGAAACAGTTCCGCCCTCTGAGCTCTCACGTCATCTTGTTCCAATTTAGTCAGTCTGTTCTTCGCATGAAGCAACCGCTGTACCTGGGCTTCACAATATTGGAATTGTctaagctgaagatgtttgatttttatcaTAACCATCTTCTCCGTGTAGCCCCTGATACACGACTGCTATACATGGACACTGATTCTTACATTGTGATGCTGAGTGACGATAAAGTACTCCACGAACTAGCTGATGAGCATCTAGACAACTCTGGATATGACCCTGATCACCCACTCTATTCGACAAAAAACAGGATGGTACTAGGAAagtttaaaaatgagcttcctcgtgatcacattcttggcttctgttgtctgaagccaaagctgtacgccctcgatctgtgcagcaaaaagcagtacaatcgCGCTAAGGGTGTTAAACAATGTGAAGCACAAAAACTCCACTTCTCTATGTATACGAATGCTCTCGAGCAGGGCACAATGCATAAAGTTaaacagaacctcattgtgcacaaggacaatgtcaacaaaagtgtgtcagtgacaaaaatagccctcaatccactggatacgaaacgcttcatttgtgatgatggaattgacacgctaccttttggctatggttgaatttttttaatgtgtacggattggtctctctaatgaagcgatggtgttggggtgtgcaccgtcacgaggtttcattacagagttggcatacgggagtaggagggaactcatctgttatcacccccgcaacagatgttgcccttctattcctggtcccacagaaaaaaattgtaataaagaTGTTACATCCATATAGCTATGGTTTGTCATATATTAGAACAATGTCATGTTAGAACCATGAACTAAAGCTATTGCATTATTCCACATCTATGGTTGTCAGTGTGGGATTACTTACAACTGTGAGTTAGGAGCTAGAGGATATTTGTTAGCCACGAGTGATGACTAAGCTGAGACCTGGTTTGATGAATTTCATGTCTTCCTGAAGTAATGTGTAGCTCTTGATGTGAGTGAAAGAGAGACAGTTTGCTTTCCCATATTGCTGCATGCATTTGCGATGGAAATAACAACTGACTTTgtctgcaagtcactgtttgtaaatggaCCGTCTCAGACGAATTTGATTATATGTGTGTGAAATAACCTGTTTTCTAAGAATTTGATTATAAGAGTATGTgataaccagtttctaatagcatgtatgtaatctataacaacgtctttgtttgcaagtcagTGTTTGCAAATAGCCTGTCTCAGATgagagtcactgtttgtaaatgatccgtgtcagaaaatttttgattatacagtcaaacttctttacaacgaaactcaggggacagcaagaaaaattcgcagtaaaggtattttcgttaaaaaggatgtccattattggacctatagggctccagcaggaccgcaaaaaaattgctgtagtggtattttcattaaaaaggtgttcgctataaaggagtttgactgcatgtgtatgaaataaccagtttctaatagcatgtatgtaatcatcaacaatgtctttgtttgcaagtcactgtttgtaaatagcctatctcagatgagatttttttttattaccaatgattcattatatagtgtgcaaattaagttgacaaataaagctcttttcaggcaaactgaaattttattgaatgctcatagtacactacagcatgacatatcctctgtttttcttgggaaattttttcgaacaagtgtttctatcaatctgtcattgtgtctgaagttggttggtgaaaacttctgagtgcactcttgaagagagaaaccacaggctagaagactacctacatacaaGCAGTACAGTCCACATGTAGCAGATCcatatccctgaagtcgttttgcattgtagtgaaaggaagatgttgggtgaataaactggtaaatttctttgcaaactggtcgtatgccgtagctgtcgaaataagaaatgctgttgttcttagagatgtaacataagGTCCAGTGTTCTCCAGGAGAGGATCTAGGAGCTGTGTTTACAACATACAGCCCTGGTTCAGCTTTTTGACTTgcaatttcattgcatgcaaatgttccacgaaacagtggccttgtgcagtgatttcgagcaaaggctgcataaaattcccattcctccattttttttctatacgaatttgactcgtctgtctttgttgatttctagcacacgagGTGTTTCTGAAACAAAGAGAACTGTAACAGCCTCTGTAAGATTTCCACCAAATGTTAGGGTGAGACGAACATTGGCTTGTACCACTGGACTCAGCGACTGCACTTCCACATCTGGAGTGAGATGGTAGTAGAGCATAAACGTTTCTTTCtcatatgcagccggagctagaggtatgtctttccgcttcagcttgtgaagcaaattcatatatcctttagagt includes these proteins:
- the LOC135378583 gene encoding uncharacterized protein LOC135378583 isoform X1 — translated: MVTCHLCSQHERQYYATALGLQIHLANVHNLQAPCIPFCETLCTLRNYTNRFELHLHDRDVSGHDVTTFFHEYRQYIADVLRHFGFPLRYFVLLKVELGRHTPDDELQLEISFVPSKVVTVWSEADVEPSITQVTAEIAQNLENLEVEGSGFFLFRIHACIMNIGRLMPQLIGCAQFELPQELKHKFRSLLCVDFGLHEDEQNMCFAFSVIAALHPATGYRRRRASSYRPYISEYVFPKTFPVAFPKEVEAFEKNNGISINVYAYEREDKSLYPIKVVDDEREKHVDLLLIDSHFLLITNFNGLFQPSGRFHCKRCMMGFSSDRILSDHLKMCLHQKVAKTIYPKKGETVAFAGEHLMSEVPFYCVYDFESVLSPCLEETNVYEDHCPSSFCLLVIRASDSHVLQKHLFRGPNCVTVFMELLRKLHDEILGWIHAFAPLEMTEENERQHTAATHCNICKESFAKRQKVRDHDHVSGEFRQTLCQTCNLKLRVPPKIPIIAHNANYDMSFLLSHLHLLKKSDINVIATSCQKFKAIDIGSYRFLDSLSFLNASLETLVKNLRDKGESNFQCLRQFFPNEEHFQLVVRKGVFCYNFVTSFEAYDEPSLPPRDKFFNILNGTEVSEQDYNHAQNVYEKFRLKSLGEYSDLYLLTDTLLLADVFQNFRKWTLDVHKIEPFHFVSLPGLSMSCALKMSQVELELINDPNAYLLIENGLRGGVTQCSLRKATANVPGTEQFDPEKEKKIINYIDVNGLYGAVMREPLPYGGFEWLTEEEIVNLDIAQIRDDSPVGYFLEVDLVYDRATHEHHRDLPVAPEKMSVRYELLSDYQKALMKKFNLPQKATEAKLLLTLFDKERYFLHYRNLQLYLQLGLRLTKVHRVSSSIKSPFCDPMSTSITNFGSELQTHLRNSNQS
- the LOC135378583 gene encoding uncharacterized protein LOC135378583 isoform X2, which translates into the protein MNIGRLMPQLIGCAQFELPQELKHKFRSLLCVDFGLHEDEQNMCFAFSVIAALHPATGYRRRRASSYRPYISEYVFPKTFPVAFPKEVEAFEKNNGISINVYAYEREDKSLYPIKVVDDEREKHVDLLLIDSHFLLITNFNGLFQPSGRFHCKRCMMGFSSDRILSDHLKMCLHQKVAKTIYPKKGETVAFAGEHLMSEVPFYCVYDFESVLSPCLEETNVYEDHCPSSFCLLVIRASDSHVLQKHLFRGPNCVTVFMELLRKLHDEILGWIHAFAPLEMTEENERQHTAATHCNICKESFAKRQKVRDHDHVSGEFRQTLCQTCNLKLRVPPKIPIIAHNANYDMSFLLSHLHLLKKSDINVIATSCQKFKAIDIGSYRFLDSLSFLNASLETLVKNLRDKGESNFQCLRQFFPNEEHFQLVVRKGVFCYNFVTSFEAYDEPSLPPRDKFFNILNGTEVSEQDYNHAQNVYEKFRLKSLGEYSDLYLLTDTLLLADVFQNFRKWTLDVHKIEPFHFVSLPGLSMSCALKMSQVELELINDPNAYLLIENGLRGGVTQCSLRKATANVPGTEQFDPEKEKKIINYIDVNGLYGAVMREPLPYGGFEWLTEEEIVNLDIAQIRDDSPVGYFLEVDLVYDRATHEHHRDLPVAPEKMSVRYELLSDYQKALMKKFNLPQKATEAKLLLTLFDKERYFLHYRNLQLYLQLGLRLTKVHRVSSSIKSPFCDPMSTSITNFGSELQTHLRNSNQS